The following are from one region of the Salvia splendens isolate huo1 chromosome 2, SspV2, whole genome shotgun sequence genome:
- the LOC121772582 gene encoding uncharacterized protein LOC121772582 has translation MASTDFTFPATADSSPDSPPLWCHSTTAPRLEGGEEEGFNLPSFQAFRFSKGSKERDDEEGEEKMDMLWEDLNEDRFAKNGLNSDTSPPRREVRVSCIRGLRLSKANGHIISGKKTSILLFIKALKKVFLMHNSQRGINKKPS, from the coding sequence ATGGCCTCCACAGACTTCACTTTCCCCGCCACCGCCGACTCCTCCCCCGACTCCCCGCCTCTGTGGTGTCACTCCACCACCGCCCCCCGCCTTGAGGGGGGCGAAGAAGAGGGGTTCAACTTGCCGTCGTTTCAAGCGTTCAGATTTTCAAAAGGCTCTAAGGAGAGAGATGACGAAGAAGGAGAAGAGAAAATGGACATGTTGTGGGAGGATTTGAACGAAGATCGATTTGCGAAAAATGGGCTGAATTCGGATACTTCGCCGCCTAGGAGAGAAGTGAGGGTGAGCTGCATCAGAGGTTTGAGGTTGTCGAAAGCGAATGGGCACATAATCTCTGGGAAGAAAACAAGTATTCTTCTATTCATCAAAGCTTTGAAGAAGGTGTTTCTCATGCATAATTCGCAACGTGGGATCAACAAGAAGCCATCTTAG